In Gemmatimonadaceae bacterium, the following proteins share a genomic window:
- a CDS encoding MBOAT family protein — protein sequence MVFNSLTFLVFFAVVMAMYYLLPIGWTGRKVVLLVASYIFYAAWNPPFVLLLIASTVIDWEIAKRMAASERPSYRRALLGFSLVFNLGVLAFFKYGGFLLENFTRLVAMFGVEYQPPEWSIILPIGISFYTFLTLSYTIDVYYRVMEPGRSFLDYAFFITFFPHLVAGPIIRAADFLPQCVEPRRATRDQLGWGLALMVLGLFEKVILADTLLAPAADTVFGAASRAGFIDAWTGTLAFSAQIFFDFAGYTTTAIGCALCLGFVLTDNFRFPYAAVGFSDFWRRWHISLSTWLRDYLYVPLGGNRRGAARTQVNLMLTMLIGGLWHGAAWRFVVWGALHGTYLVAERRARQLWGGARVWSVPLMQLALALGTYALVCVTWVYFRAHSLADAWRISRAMLLGGSDQMLLTNQDRAIVVGITVLLLAAHWRMRASSIEDEWKGLPRWLRPVVLASMVLAICLASGDERAFIYFQF from the coding sequence ATGGTCTTCAACTCGCTCACGTTCCTCGTCTTCTTCGCCGTGGTCATGGCGATGTACTACCTCCTCCCCATCGGCTGGACCGGGCGGAAGGTGGTGCTGCTCGTGGCCAGCTACATCTTCTACGCGGCGTGGAATCCCCCCTTCGTGCTCCTCCTCATCGCCTCGACGGTGATCGACTGGGAGATCGCGAAGCGCATGGCGGCCAGCGAGCGCCCATCGTATCGCCGCGCGCTGCTGGGCTTCAGCCTCGTGTTCAACCTGGGCGTGCTGGCCTTCTTCAAGTACGGCGGCTTCCTGCTGGAGAACTTCACGCGGCTCGTGGCGATGTTCGGCGTGGAGTATCAACCGCCGGAGTGGAGCATCATCCTCCCGATCGGGATCTCGTTCTACACCTTTCTCACGCTGTCGTACACCATCGACGTGTACTACCGGGTGATGGAGCCGGGGCGCTCGTTCCTCGACTACGCCTTCTTCATCACCTTCTTCCCGCACCTCGTGGCGGGGCCGATCATCCGCGCCGCCGACTTCCTCCCGCAGTGCGTCGAGCCTCGCCGCGCCACGCGCGACCAGTTGGGGTGGGGGCTCGCCCTGATGGTGCTGGGCCTGTTCGAGAAGGTGATCCTGGCCGACACGCTGCTGGCCCCGGCCGCCGACACGGTGTTCGGTGCCGCGTCTCGCGCCGGCTTCATCGACGCGTGGACGGGGACGCTCGCCTTCTCGGCGCAGATCTTCTTCGACTTCGCCGGCTACACCACCACGGCGATCGGCTGTGCCCTGTGCCTGGGCTTTGTCCTCACCGACAACTTCCGCTTCCCGTACGCGGCGGTCGGCTTCTCCGACTTCTGGCGGCGCTGGCACATCTCGCTGTCGACCTGGTTGCGCGACTACCTCTACGTCCCGTTAGGCGGCAACCGCCGCGGGGCAGCGCGCACGCAGGTGAACCTGATGCTCACCATGCTCATTGGCGGGCTGTGGCACGGTGCGGCGTGGCGTTTCGTCGTGTGGGGGGCCTTGCACGGCACGTACCTGGTGGCCGAGCGTCGAGCGCGGCAGTTGTGGGGCGGCGCGCGCGTCTGGTCCGTCCCGCTCATGCAACTGGCGCTGGCGCTGGGCACGTACGCCCTGGTCTGCGTCACGTGGGTGTACTTCCGCGCCCACTCCCTGGCCGACGCCTGGCGCATCAGCCGCGCCATGCTGCTGGGCGGGAGCGACCAGATGCTCCTCACCAACCAGGACCGCGCGATCGTGGTCGGGATCACCGTCTTGCTGCTGGCGGCCCACTGGCGCATGCGCGCCTCCAGCATCGAGGACGAGTGGAAGGGACTTCCCCGCTGGTTGCGCCCTGTGGTTCTGGCCTCGATGGTCCTCGCGATCTGCCTCGCTTCCGGTGACGAACGTGCGTTCATCTACTTCCAGTTCTAA
- a CDS encoding carbamoyltransferase has protein sequence MPAHTPTHILGISAFYHDSAACLVRDGEIIAAGSEERFTRIKGDSNFPAKAVEFCLREAGIETSALDAVAFYDKPLLKFERILETYLGVAPRGFKSFLMAGPLWIKDKLYMDRQIREALDFHGTMLYAEHHESHAASAFFPSPFEEAAILTMDGVGEWATASIGRGEGNDLSILQELHWPDSLGLLYSAFTYYTGFKVNSGEYKVMGLAPYGEPKYVDLIYKELLDLRDDGSFRLNQRYFNYLAGLTMTSPAFDALFGGPPRQPESRLTQKEMDLARSVQVVCEEVMLRMARTAHTITGSRNLCLAGGVALNCVGNGRLLREGPFENIWIQPAAGDAGGALGVAQLAWHRHFDKPRSVVPGTDAMKGAYLGPAFSPAEIEQYLQNIGAPYLRLDRPDLLEQVASLLANEKVVGWFDGRMEFGPRALGARSILGDARSPRIQAQMNLKIKFRESFRPFAPSVLREHVSEYFELDRESPYMLLVAPVKEERQVPMTDAEQRLWGIEQLNVVRSDIPAVTHIDYSARVQTVTHETSPNYYDLISAFKRQTGCPVVVNTSFNVRGEPIVCTPADAYRCFMRTHIDALVLYPFLLVKEGQPEWKETGDWRTEFQLD, from the coding sequence ATGCCCGCTCACACGCCGACGCACATCCTCGGCATCTCGGCCTTCTACCACGACAGCGCCGCCTGCCTCGTGCGCGATGGCGAGATCATCGCCGCCGGGAGCGAGGAACGTTTCACCCGCATCAAGGGTGACTCGAACTTCCCCGCCAAGGCGGTCGAGTTCTGCCTCAGGGAGGCGGGGATCGAGACATCGGCGCTCGACGCCGTTGCCTTCTACGACAAGCCGCTCCTCAAGTTCGAGCGCATCCTCGAGACGTACCTCGGCGTGGCGCCGCGCGGCTTCAAGTCGTTCCTCATGGCGGGCCCGCTCTGGATCAAGGACAAGCTCTACATGGATCGCCAGATCCGTGAGGCGCTCGACTTCCACGGGACCATGCTCTACGCCGAGCATCACGAGTCTCACGCCGCCAGCGCCTTTTTCCCGTCACCGTTCGAGGAGGCGGCGATCCTCACGATGGACGGCGTGGGCGAATGGGCCACGGCCTCCATTGGCCGGGGCGAGGGGAACGACCTCTCGATCCTGCAGGAGCTGCACTGGCCCGACTCGTTAGGGCTCCTCTACTCCGCCTTCACGTACTACACCGGCTTCAAGGTCAACTCGGGCGAGTACAAGGTGATGGGGCTCGCGCCGTACGGCGAGCCGAAGTACGTCGACTTGATCTACAAGGAGTTGCTCGACCTTCGCGACGATGGGTCGTTTCGCCTGAACCAGCGGTACTTCAACTACCTCGCGGGGCTCACGATGACGAGTCCCGCCTTCGACGCGCTCTTTGGCGGTCCCCCGCGACAGCCGGAGTCGAGGCTCACGCAGAAGGAGATGGACCTCGCGCGCTCGGTCCAGGTGGTGTGCGAGGAAGTCATGCTGCGCATGGCGCGGACGGCGCACACCATCACCGGCTCGCGGAACTTGTGCCTGGCGGGGGGCGTGGCGCTCAACTGCGTCGGCAACGGCCGGCTCCTGCGCGAGGGCCCGTTCGAGAACATCTGGATCCAGCCGGCTGCTGGTGACGCCGGCGGCGCCCTGGGCGTGGCGCAGCTCGCCTGGCACCGTCACTTCGACAAGCCGCGCAGCGTGGTCCCCGGAACGGACGCGATGAAGGGGGCATACCTGGGCCCGGCCTTCTCGCCGGCGGAGATCGAGCAGTACCTGCAAAACATCGGGGCACCGTACCTGCGACTCGATCGCCCGGATCTGCTGGAGCAGGTGGCGTCGCTCCTGGCGAACGAGAAGGTCGTCGGCTGGTTCGACGGTCGCATGGAGTTCGGCCCGCGCGCGTTAGGCGCGCGCAGCATCCTGGGCGATGCGCGCAGCCCGCGCATCCAGGCGCAGATGAACCTCAAGATCAAGTTCCGCGAGTCGTTTCGCCCGTTTGCGCCCAGCGTGTTGCGCGAGCATGTCTCGGAGTACTTCGAGCTGGATCGCGAGTCGCCCTACATGCTCCTCGTCGCCCCGGTCAAGGAAGAGCGCCAGGTTCCCATGACCGACGCCGAGCAGCGCCTGTGGGGGATCGAGCAACTGAACGTGGTGCGCTCCGACATCCCCGCCGTCACGCACATCGACTACTCGGCACGCGTGCAGACCGTGACGCACGAGACGAGCCCCAACTACTACGACCTCATCTCCGCGTTCAAGCGGCAGACGGGGTGCCCGGTCGTCGTGAACACCTCATTCAACGTGCGCGGCGAGCCGATCGTTTGTACGCCGGCCGACGCGTATCGCTGCTTCATGCGCACCCACATCGATGCCCTCGTGCTGTACCCGTTCCTCCTGGTCAAGGAGGGGCAGCCCGAGTGGAAGGAGACGGGAGATTGGCGGACCGAATTCCAGCTGGATTGA
- a CDS encoding PepSY domain-containing protein yields the protein MRMYVTRLFLSLHKWIGIGIGVIVFVWLVSGMVMILPFTPIVPKRTAEMVDMRQATVSPAGAIDLVRSREGDTSGVRRVVFVAIGPDPYYKVDAKDGKSFLLSAATGERLVVTRDVAERIARRDFSDNARIRSATEISRHSFGYPGGALPAWRLEFDDARGTIAYVSKRDGSVTHVNGRSRIRSFITGLHTFEQIELVGGSERLKKLSLHLTSLITIVLVLTGYYVVLPRRWRRRWEVGRRDRTRATEAPRA from the coding sequence ATGCGCATGTACGTCACGCGCCTCTTCCTGTCGCTCCACAAATGGATCGGCATCGGGATCGGCGTCATCGTCTTCGTCTGGCTGGTGAGCGGGATGGTCATGATCCTCCCCTTCACCCCCATCGTCCCCAAGCGCACGGCGGAGATGGTCGACATGCGGCAGGCAACGGTGTCGCCAGCGGGTGCCATCGACCTGGTGCGCTCGCGCGAAGGCGACACGTCGGGGGTGCGCCGAGTCGTCTTTGTCGCGATCGGCCCCGACCCGTACTACAAGGTCGATGCAAAGGATGGAAAGTCGTTCCTCCTCAGCGCCGCCACCGGCGAGCGACTCGTCGTCACGCGCGACGTCGCCGAGCGCATTGCGCGCCGCGACTTCTCCGACAACGCGCGCATCAGGAGCGCCACGGAAATCTCGCGGCACTCGTTCGGCTATCCCGGCGGGGCACTCCCGGCCTGGCGCCTCGAGTTCGACGACGCGCGCGGCACCATCGCCTACGTCTCCAAGCGCGATGGCTCGGTAACGCATGTGAACGGGCGGTCGCGCATTCGCTCCTTCATCACGGGGCTTCACACCTTCGAGCAGATCGAGCTGGTTGGCGGCTCCGAGCGCCTCAAGAAGCTGTCGTTGCATCTCACGAGCCTGATCACGATCGTCCTCGTGCTGACCGGCTACTACGTCGTGCTCCCCCGGCGGTGGCGACGCCGGTGGGAGGTGGGGCGCCGCGATCGCACCAGGGCGACGGAGGCACCGCGCGCTTAG
- a CDS encoding DUF1080 domain-containing protein, which produces MPILTALLAAAHLHMAAAALPPAATHVAPVQSESPLIGRWDIVVDAPGRHTASWLEVRHSGRSTLIGAFVNMVGSARPIARIDFKDGRFAFTLPPQWDDSEGENSVTGRLTGDSIAGTIAYANGRKQAFRGARAPRLVRTTAPSWALPVTLLNGKDLTGWKALGEGTNQWEVSNGVLRNKAAGADLVTDRSFTDFKLHVEFRFPKGSNSGIYLRGRYEVQVEDTQGDEPKIDGLGAVYGHLIPNELASRGPDTWQSYDITLIGRRVTIVLNGKTIIADQVIPGITGGALDSNEGAPGPLFLQGDHGPVEYRNIVITPAK; this is translated from the coding sequence ATGCCGATCCTCACCGCCCTCCTCGCCGCCGCCCACCTCCACATGGCGGCGGCCGCGCTTCCGCCAGCCGCAACGCACGTCGCGCCGGTCCAGTCGGAGTCGCCGCTGATCGGGCGATGGGACATCGTCGTCGACGCACCGGGGCGCCACACGGCATCGTGGCTGGAGGTGCGCCACTCGGGGCGCAGCACGCTCATCGGCGCATTCGTCAACATGGTGGGGAGCGCGCGCCCCATTGCCCGCATCGACTTCAAGGACGGGCGCTTTGCCTTCACCCTTCCCCCGCAATGGGACGACAGCGAGGGGGAGAACAGCGTCACCGGGCGGCTGACCGGCGACTCCATTGCCGGGACGATCGCCTACGCCAACGGGCGAAAGCAGGCGTTCCGCGGCGCGCGCGCCCCGCGACTGGTGCGCACCACCGCGCCGTCGTGGGCGCTCCCCGTCACGCTCCTCAACGGGAAGGACCTCACCGGATGGAAGGCACTCGGCGAGGGGACCAACCAGTGGGAGGTGTCCAACGGCGTGCTGCGCAACAAGGCGGCCGGCGCCGACCTCGTCACCGATCGGTCGTTCACCGACTTCAAGCTCCACGTCGAGTTCCGCTTCCCCAAGGGGAGCAACAGCGGGATCTACCTGCGCGGGCGCTATGAAGTGCAGGTGGAGGACACGCAGGGCGACGAGCCGAAGATCGACGGGCTCGGCGCGGTGTACGGACACCTCATCCCCAACGAGCTTGCCTCGCGCGGGCCGGATACGTGGCAGTCGTATGACATCACGCTCATTGGGCGCCGCGTGACCATCGTGCTCAACGGGAAGACGATCATCGCCGACCAGGTCATCCCCGGGATCACCGGCGGTGCACTCGACAGCAACGAAGGGGCGCCGGGCCCGCTCTTCCTGCAGGGCGATCACGGCCCGGTGGAGTACCGCAACATCGTCATCACGCCGGCCAAGTGA
- a CDS encoding amidohydrolase family protein, with protein sequence MTRPRLTLRLATLGAASLLVAYNLAAQGSAPPRETIVIVHAQVVDVATGVVRPKQTLVIAGGRIQAMGADGKVALPRGARTVDARGLYATPGLWDMHAHLSATSMRPRGASGPSTIAGNADFVLPLFVANGVTGVRDMSGDLQLLRSWRAAVTAGQRLGPRLVVTGNKIGGTARVVPGAPFPLTTDDDIRSAVRALKRDGADFVKYLELPAVRFPALMAAARAEGLPVAGHVPPWMPLSEISDAGMASTEHLLGMAQATSGEEATLLEEARNEQTWWGQLLIRVGIWSPERRLADRQRRAIASSAEAKTAQLFARLKRNATWQVPTLAAIRHINGMLDDSTMREAREAYRLPFMVGRRKDWASGDTLANYAFVRWAFQTTGDMHRAGVPLLAGSDMPGTNRLAGFSLHDELGYLVQAGLSPLDALRAATIRPAEFLAARDSLGTLEPGKLADILLVRGNPLDDITRMQQLDAVIVDGRYIGRRDLDALLAQARTLATQWRAEAPAPTP encoded by the coding sequence GTGACTCGCCCCCGTCTGACGCTTCGGCTCGCGACGCTCGGCGCGGCGAGCCTCCTGGTTGCGTACAATCTCGCTGCGCAGGGGAGCGCGCCGCCGCGCGAGACGATCGTGATCGTGCACGCGCAGGTGGTGGATGTCGCCACCGGTGTCGTTCGCCCCAAGCAGACGTTGGTGATTGCCGGTGGACGCATCCAGGCGATGGGCGCCGACGGGAAGGTCGCTCTCCCGCGCGGCGCGCGCACCGTCGACGCGCGCGGACTGTACGCCACGCCAGGGTTGTGGGACATGCATGCACACCTCTCGGCGACCTCCATGCGCCCGCGGGGGGCGTCGGGGCCATCGACCATTGCCGGCAACGCCGATTTCGTGCTGCCGCTCTTTGTCGCCAACGGCGTTACCGGCGTGCGGGACATGTCCGGGGACTTGCAGCTGTTGCGCTCCTGGCGGGCGGCGGTCACCGCCGGCCAGCGGCTCGGACCTCGGCTGGTGGTGACGGGGAACAAGATTGGCGGGACCGCTCGCGTCGTTCCCGGCGCCCCCTTCCCGCTCACAACCGACGACGACATTCGCAGTGCGGTGCGCGCGCTCAAGCGCGACGGCGCCGACTTCGTGAAGTACCTCGAGCTTCCGGCCGTGCGCTTTCCCGCCTTGATGGCGGCGGCGCGTGCCGAGGGGCTCCCGGTCGCGGGTCACGTACCGCCCTGGATGCCGCTCTCCGAGATCTCCGATGCCGGGATGGCGAGCACCGAGCACTTGTTAGGCATGGCGCAGGCGACGTCGGGGGAGGAGGCAACGCTGCTCGAGGAGGCGCGCAACGAGCAGACGTGGTGGGGGCAGCTCCTGATACGCGTCGGCATCTGGAGCCCCGAGCGGCGGCTGGCCGACCGGCAGCGGCGCGCCATCGCGAGTTCCGCGGAGGCCAAGACAGCGCAGCTCTTCGCGCGGCTCAAGCGCAACGCCACGTGGCAGGTACCGACGCTCGCCGCCATTCGCCACATCAACGGAATGCTGGACGACTCCACCATGCGCGAGGCGCGTGAGGCGTATCGCCTCCCCTTCATGGTGGGGCGGCGCAAGGACTGGGCGAGTGGAGACACGCTCGCCAACTACGCCTTCGTTCGCTGGGCCTTTCAGACGACTGGTGACATGCATCGCGCCGGCGTCCCGCTCCTCGCCGGGAGCGACATGCCGGGGACCAATCGACTGGCGGGGTTCAGCCTGCACGACGAACTCGGGTACCTCGTGCAGGCGGGGCTGTCGCCGCTGGACGCACTGCGCGCCGCGACCATCCGTCCGGCAGAGTTCCTTGCGGCGCGCGACTCGTTAGGAACGCTGGAGCCGGGCAAGCTCGCCGACATCCTGCTGGTGCGCGGCAACCCGCTCGACGACATCACGCGGATGCAGCAGCTCGACGCCGTGATCGTCGATGGGCGCTACATTGGGCGACGCGACCTCGATGCACTCCTGGCGCAGGCGCGTACACTCGCCACGCAGTGGCGCGCCGAAGCGCCGGCGCCCACACCGTAG
- a CDS encoding HD domain-containing protein — MQHDELLQVLDFLRAAEALKTRRRSGWTTAGEPESVADHTWRLCLMAMVLRPGFPEVDFGKVLRICVVHDLGEAIGGDVPAPEQARRGASKSADERRDLETLAAALPPGQRDEIVALWDEYEAGLTPEARLAKGLDKLETILQHTQGANPRDFDYRFNLDYGRRHTAHHPLLVELRAILDAETERRARESDAELA; from the coding sequence ATGCAGCACGACGAACTCCTGCAGGTCCTCGACTTTCTGCGCGCCGCCGAGGCGCTCAAGACGCGCCGCCGCAGCGGGTGGACAACCGCTGGTGAGCCGGAGAGCGTCGCCGATCACACGTGGCGGCTGTGCCTCATGGCCATGGTGCTGCGCCCGGGCTTTCCCGAGGTCGACTTCGGGAAGGTGCTGCGCATCTGCGTGGTGCACGACCTTGGGGAGGCGATTGGTGGTGACGTACCGGCGCCGGAACAGGCGCGGCGCGGGGCGAGCAAGTCGGCCGACGAGCGCCGCGACCTCGAAACGCTGGCGGCGGCGCTCCCGCCGGGGCAGCGCGACGAGATCGTGGCGCTGTGGGACGAGTACGAAGCCGGGCTGACCCCCGAGGCTCGCCTGGCCAAGGGACTCGACAAGCTCGAGACGATCCTGCAGCACACGCAGGGCGCCAACCCGCGCGACTTCGACTATCGCTTCAACCTGGACTACGGCCGGCGCCACACGGCGCACCACCCGCTCCTGGTGGAGTTGCGCGCCATTCTCGACGCCGAAACCGAACGGCGCGCGCGCGAGTCCGACGCCGAGCTTGCCTGA
- a CDS encoding polymer-forming cytoskeletal protein yields MALWKEQTTPKKEGATLGVVTEPPRREFDAPSDLAYSREASRRTATREGSESVIGSDLTIEGKIDGSGHIRIAGRFKGDVTVEGNLTIESGARVNGGVRANAVTIAGELEGNVLDAARVELLASGVLIGDLKADSLTVAAGSRMRGRVEFGWNEPSTAGTIPRETDLAS; encoded by the coding sequence GTGGCACTCTGGAAGGAACAGACGACGCCCAAGAAGGAAGGCGCCACCCTTGGCGTGGTGACCGAGCCCCCGCGCCGCGAGTTCGACGCGCCGAGTGACCTGGCCTACAGCCGCGAAGCCTCGCGACGCACCGCGACACGCGAAGGCTCCGAGTCGGTCATCGGTTCCGACCTCACGATCGAAGGCAAGATCGACGGGAGCGGGCACATCCGCATTGCCGGGCGCTTCAAGGGTGACGTGACGGTGGAAGGGAACCTCACCATCGAGTCGGGGGCGCGGGTCAACGGCGGCGTGCGCGCCAACGCCGTGACGATCGCGGGAGAGCTGGAAGGGAACGTGCTCGACGCCGCCCGCGTGGAGCTTCTCGCCTCGGGCGTCCTGATCGGCGACCTCAAGGCCGACTCGCTCACCGTGGCCGCCGGTTCGCGCATGCGCGGGCGCGTGGAGTTCGGGTGGAACGAGCCGTCGACCGCTGGCACCATTCCCCGGGAGACCGACCTCGCCTCGTGA
- a CDS encoding sulfatase: MNDHAAPPVGGDTTQSAARITARTDSRTTLGELLALAWWFGLAGGIAYAATQVVRHRILGRFAWVSPDLPWMSVLSHTLLFLPLALLIALVARARPWGRVAACGSFAFLATLSQLLPYEQIARVAQVIVALGVATQFTRIYTAQASRLRPRLLSSAVVGTLLVALLGVGNRAWGTWQRTRALGALPAPQAGAPNVLLIILDTVRDANMSLYGYRKPTTPQLERRAADAVVFDRAFSTAPWTLPSHATLMTGRYPNQVRYDWRYPVQSEGPTLAELFRDRGYRTGGFVANLLYTSRESGIGRGFIDYRDYPVSLRMIMTHSPLGQSRFLQNIVGVRTREQVLRVIRRFSLMPSGLPADEPIPAVDISNAFLDWQVQDAGRPFFAFLNYFDAHGPYRAPSAYYRQFGDSTKQVDRYDAAIAYLDAELGRVLDTLAARGALDNTVVVITSDHGELFGEHGLKGHANGLYLPLLQVPLIIRFPAKVPGGERVREAISLRDVAATIVELSGLPPNALPGTSLARTWSAPGAGSERAAGSAIVSEVTRGRNVSPSFPNAKTGLVGIIDAEHHYIRNGFGTEQLFRYRSDTAEQFDLAAHSGSDTTRARLRAALERVIPGR; encoded by the coding sequence TTGAACGACCACGCGGCGCCCCCCGTCGGCGGCGATACCACCCAGTCGGCCGCGCGCATCACCGCGCGCACCGATTCACGCACCACGCTCGGCGAGCTCCTGGCCCTCGCTTGGTGGTTCGGATTGGCCGGGGGAATCGCTTACGCCGCCACACAGGTGGTGCGCCATCGCATCCTGGGGCGCTTTGCCTGGGTCAGCCCCGACCTCCCCTGGATGTCGGTGCTGTCGCACACCCTCCTCTTCCTCCCCCTGGCCCTCCTCATCGCCCTCGTGGCGCGCGCTCGACCGTGGGGGCGCGTGGCGGCGTGCGGCTCCTTTGCCTTCCTGGCGACGCTCTCCCAGCTCCTCCCGTACGAACAGATCGCGCGCGTCGCGCAGGTCATCGTCGCCCTGGGCGTCGCCACGCAGTTCACGCGGATCTATACCGCGCAGGCGTCGCGACTGCGCCCTCGGCTACTCTCATCGGCCGTCGTTGGCACGCTCCTCGTCGCACTGCTGGGCGTGGGGAACCGCGCCTGGGGAACGTGGCAGCGGACGCGCGCGCTCGGCGCGCTCCCGGCACCCCAGGCCGGCGCGCCCAACGTCCTGCTGATCATCCTCGACACGGTGCGCGACGCGAACATGTCGCTGTATGGCTATCGCAAGCCTACAACGCCGCAGCTCGAGCGCCGCGCCGCCGATGCCGTCGTCTTCGACCGCGCCTTCTCCACCGCGCCCTGGACGCTCCCGTCGCACGCGACGCTCATGACGGGGCGCTACCCGAACCAGGTGCGCTACGACTGGCGCTACCCCGTGCAAAGCGAAGGGCCAACGCTCGCGGAGCTGTTCCGCGACCGCGGCTATCGCACGGGGGGATTCGTGGCCAACCTGCTGTACACGTCGCGGGAGTCGGGGATAGGACGCGGCTTCATCGACTATCGCGACTATCCGGTCTCGCTCCGGATGATCATGACGCACTCCCCGCTTGGGCAGAGCCGCTTCCTGCAGAACATCGTCGGCGTGCGAACGCGCGAGCAGGTGCTGCGCGTCATTCGGCGCTTCAGCCTGATGCCGAGTGGCCTTCCCGCCGACGAGCCGATTCCCGCCGTCGACATCTCCAACGCCTTCCTCGACTGGCAGGTGCAAGACGCTGGACGACCGTTCTTTGCATTCCTGAACTACTTCGACGCCCACGGTCCCTATCGCGCCCCGTCGGCGTACTACCGGCAGTTTGGCGACTCCACGAAGCAGGTCGATCGCTACGACGCGGCCATCGCCTACCTCGACGCCGAGCTTGGGCGCGTCCTCGACACGCTCGCCGCGCGCGGTGCGCTCGACAACACGGTGGTCGTCATCACCTCCGACCACGGCGAGCTGTTTGGGGAACACGGACTCAAGGGGCACGCCAACGGGCTCTATCTCCCGCTGCTCCAGGTTCCGCTGATCATCCGCTTTCCCGCCAAGGTCCCCGGTGGGGAACGGGTGCGCGAGGCGATCTCGCTGCGCGACGTGGCCGCGACCATCGTCGAGCTGTCGGGGTTGCCGCCTAACGCGCTTCCCGGTACGTCGCTGGCGCGGACCTGGTCGGCTCCCGGCGCGGGGAGCGAGCGCGCCGCAGGGAGTGCGATCGTCTCCGAGGTCACGAGGGGGCGAAACGTCAGCCCGTCGTTCCCGAATGCGAAGACCGGGCTCGTCGGCATCATCGACGCCGAGCATCACTACATCCGCAACGGGTTCGGGACCGAGCAGCTCTTTCGCTACCGCTCCGACACCGCCGAGCAGTTCGACCTCGCGGCGCACTCGGGGAGCGACACCACGCGTGCGCGCCTGCGCGCCGCCCTCGAGCGAGTGATCCCGGGGCGCTGA